In the genome of Gemmatimonadota bacterium, the window TGTGTGCCCCAACGCCGCACGCCGCGATTCACTACGATCCGCCACGCGGTCGGACCGGGGATCACGCACAGGGGTACCAGCCGGCATCCACGGCCACAGCGATGGTCCCTCGCGACGGCATGTGGATCGCGGTCGCCTCATCCACGCCCATGCG includes:
- a CDS encoding DUF2911 domain-containing protein, which encodes MKVYYSRPRKLGRPISGRLQLFDAPWRMGVDEATAIHMPSRGTIAVAVDAGWYPCA